One Pirellulales bacterium DNA window includes the following coding sequences:
- a CDS encoding four helix bundle protein produces MSPDELSERLLEFAARIGKVVDALPDTRLGRHIAGQLVRCGTSPAPNYEEARAAESRADFIHKLRVCLKELCESRCWIRLIIKAELLPQAKMAPILDECNQLCNILGQSVVTATENKT; encoded by the coding sequence ATGAGCCCGGATGAACTGTCGGAGCGTTTGCTGGAGTTCGCGGCACGAATCGGCAAGGTGGTCGATGCTTTGCCGGATACACGATTGGGCCGGCATATCGCCGGGCAATTGGTGCGGTGCGGGACTTCACCCGCGCCAAATTACGAGGAAGCGCGCGCGGCCGAAAGTCGGGCCGACTTTATTCACAAACTGCGCGTGTGCCTGAAGGAGCTGTGCGAATCGCGGTGCTGGATTCGCCTGATCATCAAGGCCGAGCTGCTTCCCCAGGCGAAAATGGCTCCGATCCTCGACGAGTGCAACCAGCTCTGCAATATCCTTGGCCAGTCCGTGGTGACCGCTACCGAAAACAAAACATGA
- a CDS encoding SDR family oxidoreductase, protein MKNTLFDLSGRVALITGGSKGLGLAMARGFAEAGADIVISSRHEDELKPAVAKITDGTGVRAEYIVADMTERRDVDRLAETALALMKRVDILVNNAGTNTVQAIDEIRDEDWDRLVQLNLTSCMATCRALVPQMKERRWGRIIHLSSIMGLASKEGRGIYSATKSALLGLARASALDLGHHNITVNCLAPGPFLTDLPGSMLTEAEKKTFADRTALGRWGQPRELVGPALLLASEAGSYITGTVLVVDGGTLVKTF, encoded by the coding sequence ATGAAAAACACGCTCTTCGATCTCTCCGGCCGCGTCGCGTTGATCACGGGCGGCAGCAAAGGACTCGGTCTGGCGATGGCCCGCGGTTTTGCCGAGGCCGGGGCCGACATCGTCATTTCCAGCAGGCATGAGGACGAACTGAAGCCGGCCGTCGCAAAGATCACAGACGGCACGGGCGTCCGCGCCGAGTACATCGTGGCCGACATGACCGAGCGCAGGGACGTCGACCGGCTGGCCGAAACCGCGCTGGCGCTGATGAAACGCGTCGATATTCTGGTCAACAACGCCGGCACGAACACCGTGCAGGCGATCGACGAAATCCGCGACGAAGACTGGGACCGCCTCGTGCAGCTCAATCTCACGAGTTGCATGGCCACCTGCCGGGCACTGGTTCCCCAAATGAAAGAGCGGCGTTGGGGCCGCATTATTCATCTCTCGTCGATCATGGGCCTGGCGTCGAAAGAAGGCCGCGGCATTTATTCCGCAACCAAGTCGGCCTTGCTCGGCCTGGCCCGTGCCAGCGCTCTCGATCTCGGCCACCACAACATCACCGTGAATTGCCTGGCGCCCGGCCCCTTTCTCACCGATTTGCCCGGCAGCATGCTCACCGAGGCCGAAAAGAAAACCTTCGCCGATCGCACGGCGTTGGGCCGCTGGGGTCAGCCGCGCGAGTTGGTCGGCCCCGCGCTGCTTTTGGCGAGCGAGGCGGGCAGCTACATCACCGGCACCGTGCTGGTGGTCGACGGCGGCACGCTGGTGAAGACGTTTTAG
- a CDS encoding N-6 DNA methylase, translating to MSHSGDDASDAVSAAALKPFLVNCGYTASLVQSRVALSNGQTAALVAFAHPPADARTACVAVVEAKTGSPELVAEFRALAAPVVFVCGRHGLEWWKQTTSEPVRAGQAVPPNRLAPFFAEHSDQFAPDAIYRAKTWGRFDAQHQLSFVDLGLLPVVEERIGRDLEALIVRNVQRLKTLLGWATWSDKQGQWLLKSVFWLVSGKILRDKDVKPFTNLDPTEVQPLLAAVARHYSAAPIPITSQRQQRSLKEVAAGIAQVSNLQFATTESLAYVYENTLISKATRQALGTHSTPSYLVDYIVGRLTPWIAEMPPEQRNVFEPACGHAAFLVSAMRLLTELLPPEKSSPAQRRNYLRKRIHGCDVDAFSLEIARLSLSLTDIPNPDGWDLAAADMFLDDQLVDRARSATVFLANPPFENFSSEERTWYSKRGFAPHYQNKTTETLASVFSALPAGAAIGVVVPQGFLHSKNATAVRQCLVDQFELQEICLFPDSVFTFSDMESAVIVGRKITTGTVGTVRYRRVRERDMDAFRTEYRTRSDLSLDQSRFRADFDLRMPDLQPVWDFCRDLPRLEDFAEVGQGFTFKGKGLPKGTTTFSKQRFPGGVRGFLKFPKRIPLHELPQEAWLNLSADVVLRPRHGTTTGVPQVLFNEARCSRGPWRLKALVDDVGHPAAGRFNIVRARDPERTPLPFLWALCNSPVANAFAFSHSGNRHNDAGMLRKMPVPRLSEQGVRAVCEAAQRYLSVVRSEVAILQSPADAERVLEYLIRMDNEVLKLFAFPQAIEHQLLELFSGWQRQGVPCKFERYFPERFADQLSLADYLAVTADWSCVNRLRGELVHKKVEGRLTAEERRRLEHLQSLAETRRRLEAPLPLAEMEAQYRELTFGASE from the coding sequence GTGAGCCATTCGGGTGACGATGCAAGCGATGCCGTTTCAGCAGCGGCCCTGAAGCCGTTCCTCGTCAATTGTGGCTACACGGCCTCTCTGGTCCAGTCTCGGGTCGCACTCAGCAACGGGCAAACCGCTGCATTGGTTGCCTTCGCACACCCACCGGCAGATGCGCGAACCGCCTGCGTCGCCGTGGTCGAGGCCAAGACTGGTTCCCCTGAACTGGTTGCCGAGTTTCGCGCTTTGGCGGCGCCGGTCGTATTCGTTTGCGGCCGGCACGGGCTGGAGTGGTGGAAACAGACCACTTCGGAGCCGGTGAGAGCCGGACAGGCGGTCCCGCCAAATCGGCTAGCCCCATTCTTTGCCGAACACTCCGATCAATTCGCCCCCGACGCCATCTACCGCGCAAAGACCTGGGGTCGCTTTGACGCTCAACACCAACTGAGCTTTGTCGATCTGGGCCTTTTGCCGGTAGTCGAAGAGCGAATCGGTCGCGACCTGGAGGCGTTGATCGTGCGAAACGTGCAGCGATTGAAAACGCTGCTCGGCTGGGCGACGTGGAGCGACAAACAGGGTCAGTGGCTGTTGAAATCCGTCTTCTGGTTGGTGTCGGGCAAGATTCTCCGCGACAAGGACGTCAAGCCGTTTACAAATCTCGATCCGACGGAGGTCCAGCCCTTATTGGCCGCGGTCGCTAGGCACTATAGCGCAGCCCCAATCCCGATAACGAGCCAACGCCAGCAACGCTCATTGAAAGAAGTCGCGGCCGGTATCGCTCAAGTCAGCAATCTGCAATTTGCTACGACCGAGTCGTTGGCCTATGTCTATGAAAATACCTTGATCTCCAAGGCGACTCGGCAGGCGCTGGGCACGCACAGTACGCCTTCGTACTTGGTCGACTACATCGTGGGACGGTTAACGCCGTGGATCGCGGAGATGCCCCCAGAGCAGCGGAACGTTTTCGAGCCGGCGTGCGGTCACGCTGCTTTTCTGGTTTCCGCTATGCGGCTCCTCACGGAATTGCTGCCGCCCGAAAAATCTTCTCCCGCGCAGCGGCGGAACTACCTGCGCAAACGCATTCACGGCTGCGACGTCGACGCCTTCTCGCTCGAAATTGCCCGATTGTCGCTCAGCCTGACCGACATTCCTAATCCCGACGGCTGGGATCTCGCGGCCGCGGACATGTTTCTCGACGATCAGCTTGTCGATCGGGCCCGAAGCGCGACGGTGTTTTTGGCCAACCCTCCGTTCGAGAATTTCAGTTCCGAGGAACGGACGTGGTACAGCAAACGAGGGTTCGCGCCGCATTATCAGAACAAGACCACCGAGACGCTGGCTTCGGTATTTTCCGCACTACCGGCAGGCGCGGCGATCGGCGTGGTTGTCCCGCAAGGCTTCCTGCACAGCAAGAACGCAACCGCGGTTCGACAATGCCTTGTTGACCAATTTGAACTTCAAGAGATCTGCTTGTTTCCAGACAGCGTCTTCACGTTCTCCGACATGGAATCGGCGGTGATAGTTGGGCGGAAGATCACAACAGGCACGGTCGGCACGGTGCGCTATCGGCGCGTGCGTGAACGCGACATGGACGCGTTTCGAACGGAGTATCGAACGAGATCGGACCTGTCCTTGGATCAATCGAGGTTCCGCGCTGACTTCGACCTCCGCATGCCCGACCTTCAGCCGGTCTGGGACTTCTGCCGGGATCTGCCGCGCCTCGAAGACTTCGCTGAGGTTGGCCAAGGCTTTACCTTTAAGGGGAAAGGCCTGCCAAAGGGGACCACGACCTTTTCCAAGCAGCGGTTTCCCGGTGGTGTTCGCGGCTTCCTTAAGTTTCCCAAGCGAATCCCTCTGCACGAACTGCCGCAGGAGGCTTGGCTCAACCTGTCGGCAGATGTCGTACTTCGGCCTCGACATGGAACGACGACCGGCGTGCCGCAGGTTCTTTTCAATGAGGCCCGTTGTAGCCGAGGTCCTTGGCGGCTGAAAGCTCTCGTCGATGATGTCGGCCATCCGGCCGCGGGGAGATTTAACATTGTTCGAGCACGCGACCCCGAACGAACCCCCCTTCCGTTTCTCTGGGCCCTCTGCAACTCTCCGGTTGCCAACGCCTTCGCGTTCAGCCACTCGGGGAATCGGCACAACGATGCAGGCATGCTTCGCAAAATGCCGGTCCCGCGACTTTCGGAGCAAGGTGTTAGGGCAGTTTGCGAAGCCGCGCAGAGATATCTAAGCGTAGTTCGATCGGAGGTCGCCATTCTCCAGTCACCTGCGGATGCAGAGCGCGTGCTCGAGTACCTGATTCGCATGGATAACGAAGTCCTGAAGCTATTCGCCTTTCCTCAGGCGATCGAGCACCAGTTACTGGAACTCTTCAGCGGGTGGCAACGCCAGGGCGTGCCATGCAAATTCGAGCGATATTTCCCAGAGCGATTCGCCGACCAACTCTCCTTGGCCGATTATTTGGCCGTCACCGCGGACTGGTCTTGCGTCAACCGACTACGCGGGGAATTGGTTCACAAGAAAGTGGAAGGTAGGCTAACGGCTGAGGAACGCCGGCGCTTGGAACACCTGCAGTCATTGGCGGAGACTCGCCGTCGGCTCGAAGCTCCATTGCCGCTTGCAGAGATGGAGGCGCAATATCGGGAGCTCACGTTTGGGGCGAGTGAATGA
- a CDS encoding HNH endonuclease signature motif containing protein, which translates to MTQPSVFDYPTSPHARRHGPQGYADLGSYRNWLRDDFCFRCVFCLQREQWQRRCAMFHIDHFVPRQIEPNRVLDYDNLLYVCASCNSIKGDLAVPDPCQVAYGDCVRVLSDGRIEALNQTGDLLIGLLSLDDGDAVRYRKLVIDTLDVLRHSANSATYLEWVRFPDDLPDLSLKQPPGGNNRPKGVEQSWFAKRRRGELPASY; encoded by the coding sequence ATGACGCAACCTTCAGTATTCGATTATCCGACCTCTCCGCATGCCCGCCGGCATGGGCCACAGGGCTACGCCGACTTAGGCTCCTATCGCAACTGGTTGCGCGATGATTTCTGTTTTCGCTGTGTCTTTTGCCTGCAGCGCGAGCAATGGCAGCGGCGCTGCGCGATGTTTCACATCGACCACTTCGTGCCTCGGCAGATCGAGCCCAACCGGGTGCTGGACTACGACAATCTCCTTTATGTCTGTGCAAGCTGCAATTCGATTAAAGGCGACTTGGCCGTGCCCGATCCGTGCCAAGTTGCGTACGGAGATTGCGTGCGCGTTCTTAGCGACGGTCGTATCGAGGCATTGAACCAGACAGGCGACCTACTCATCGGCCTTCTTTCGCTCGACGACGGCGATGCAGTGCGCTACCGCAAGCTCGTGATCGATACGCTTGACGTGTTGCGCCACTCTGCCAACAGTGCGACGTACCTGGAATGGGTGCGGTTTCCCGACGACCTACCAGATTTGTCTCTGAAACAACCACCAGGTGGCAACAACCGGCCCAAAGGCGTCGAGCAAAGTTGGTTCGCGAAGCGGCGGCGAGGCGAATTGCCGGCGAGCTATTGA
- the glpK gene encoding glycerol kinase GlpK: MNQFILALDQGTTSSRAIVFDRQGLPVASAQQEFPQILPAPGIVEHDPEAIWSSQLKVARQALAKANITAAQVAAIGIANQRETTIIWERATGRPVSNAVVWQSRVSSPICERLSRAGLAETFRGKTGLVIDAYFSATKIAYLLDTIDGLRSPAEAGEVVFGTVDTWLLWRLTGGKLHITDASNASRTLLYNIHTLDWDDELLTLLKIPRAMLPEVRQTSEVYGHTDEGLFGGSIAIGAAAGDQQAATFGQACFAPGDAKNTYGTGCFLLVNTGSQPIASRHKLLTTIGWRTGGETTYCLEGSVFVAGAAVQWLRDGLGLIKTSSEVEQLAATVPDAGGVYLVPAFVGLGAPHWDSHARGTIVGISRGTTAGHLARAALDSMAYQSRDLVETMEQDIGSRFKELKVDGGASVNDELMQFQADQIGVPVKRPAVPETTALGAAYLAGLAVGYWSDLCEIERNWALGREFIPAMPAKQREALHRGWKKAVDRARHWEE, from the coding sequence ATGAACCAATTCATCCTCGCATTAGACCAGGGCACGACCTCCAGCCGGGCGATCGTCTTCGACCGTCAAGGGCTTCCGGTCGCGTCCGCCCAGCAGGAATTCCCGCAGATTCTGCCCGCGCCGGGCATCGTCGAGCACGATCCCGAAGCAATCTGGTCGTCGCAGCTTAAGGTGGCACGGCAAGCGCTGGCCAAGGCAAACATCACGGCCGCGCAAGTCGCCGCCATCGGCATCGCCAACCAACGTGAGACCACAATCATTTGGGAGCGCGCCACCGGACGCCCGGTCAGCAACGCCGTCGTCTGGCAAAGCCGCGTCAGCAGCCCGATTTGCGAACGGCTCAGTCGCGCCGGGCTGGCCGAGACATTTCGCGGCAAAACCGGCCTGGTGATCGATGCCTACTTTTCCGCGACGAAAATAGCTTATTTGCTCGACACGATCGACGGCCTCCGCAGTCCGGCCGAAGCCGGCGAAGTCGTGTTCGGCACGGTCGACACCTGGCTCTTATGGCGGCTGACGGGCGGCAAGTTGCACATTACCGATGCGAGCAACGCCAGCCGCACTTTGCTCTACAATATCCACACGCTCGACTGGGACGACGAGTTGCTGACGCTGCTGAAAATCCCGCGGGCGATGCTGCCGGAAGTACGCCAGACGAGCGAAGTCTACGGCCACACGGACGAAGGTCTGTTCGGTGGCTCGATTGCCATCGGCGCCGCGGCGGGCGACCAACAGGCGGCGACGTTCGGCCAGGCCTGCTTCGCGCCGGGCGATGCCAAAAACACCTATGGCACGGGCTGCTTTCTGCTCGTCAACACCGGCTCGCAGCCGATCGCCTCTCGGCACAAACTGCTGACGACCATCGGCTGGCGGACCGGCGGCGAGACGACTTATTGCCTGGAAGGCTCGGTGTTCGTGGCTGGGGCCGCGGTGCAGTGGCTGCGCGACGGGCTGGGACTCATCAAGACGTCGAGCGAGGTCGAGCAGCTCGCGGCCACGGTGCCCGATGCGGGCGGTGTGTACCTGGTGCCGGCCTTCGTCGGCCTCGGAGCGCCGCATTGGGATTCTCATGCCCGCGGCACGATCGTCGGCATCAGCCGCGGCACGACGGCGGGCCACCTGGCACGCGCGGCGTTGGACTCGATGGCCTATCAGTCGCGCGATCTCGTGGAGACGATGGAGCAGGATATCGGGAGCCGCTTCAAAGAACTGAAGGTCGACGGCGGCGCGAGCGTCAATGACGAGCTGATGCAGTTTCAGGCAGACCAGATTGGCGTTCCGGTGAAGCGGCCGGCGGTGCCGGAGACGACCGCGCTGGGCGCGGCCTACCTGGCGGGACTGGCGGTCGGTTATTGGTCCGACTTATGTGAGATCGAGCGCAATTGGGCCTTGGGGCGGGAGTTTATTCCAGCGATGCCCGCGAAGCAGCGAGAGGCCCTTCATCGCGGCTGGAAAAAAGCCGTCGATCGCGCCCGGCATTGGGAAGAGTGA